GCCCTCTCGGCGCTTTAATTTTTAGCCATCAGCATTCAGCCACCAGCCATCAGTCTTCTAGGGTCAAGTCTCTTAGGTCAAAAATTGACCTGTGTATAAAGGCGATTTAAATATACACCTCATAAGACCCAAGAGGAATACATGCAACTGGTCGCTGAACGCTAGTAGCTGGTTGCTTAAATCAATTGCTTTTTAATTCATTTCGATTTTCTTCAATTTGCTCTATTACGCTATTTAGATTCATTTGAACTTTTCTCAGAATATTGTCTGCATACTCATTTGTAGATTGCCTGATTTCTGTAGAAATTTCTTCTGCTCTTTTTCGAATTTCTTCTGCTTCTAGGTATGCAGATTGGGTGATTTGATTTTCATCTACCATATCTCTAATTTTAGATTCTGCATCATTTATAATTCTCTCTGCATCGTTTTGAGCTTCAATTAGAATTTTCTTTCGCTCTTCCCTTACATATTGAGCTTCTTTTAAGTCTTCAGGTAAATTATGCATAATTTCTTGTACGATTTCTAATACTTGCTCAGGATTTACCATTACTTTTGATGACAATGGCAAACTAGATGCTTCTTGTATAATTCTTTCTAATTCGTTTAGCAATGAAATGATCTTCATCTCTTTCCCCTTTCAACCTTATCGATAATTTTTTTATGTACATATTCAGGAACCAAATCTTTCATTTCTCCATCAAACATAGCTAACTCTTTTACCGCGCTAGAACTCAAATAGGAGTACTCTACTTTACTAACTAGAAATATGGTTTCAACATGATTGCATAATTTTTTATTCATTAAAGCCATCTGAAATTCATTTTCAAAGTCAGACATCGCTCTTAATCCTCTTATGATGATATTAATTTTTTTGTTGCACATATAATTTACGAGTAGACCTTCAAAACTATCTACTTCTACATTGGGCAAATGTGCTACAGATTTAGAAATCAAGTCTAATTTTTCTTGCAAAGAAAACATAGGATTTTTATTCTTATTTACAAGTACTACTACGATTAGTTTCTCAACCATTTTTGACCCACGTTCAATAATGTCAAGATGTCCATTGGTAATGGGGTCAAAGCTGCCTGGATATACAGCTACTTTCATTTATCCACCTTCTCGTTTAAGTTTGTTCTTTATAATAGGACATGATCGTAGTTCCGTAAACTCGTTGATCCACTTTTGCGAATCGTTCGATTTGATCTTTAAGTTCAATCCTATTGTCGTGTTCTGCAATAATAATTCCATCTTCAGCTAAAAGATTGTTTTGACTTATGATTTCGACTAATCTACTAATAATATTTAAATGATAGGGTGGATCCATAAAAATAATATCTGCTTTTACATTCTTATTTGCTAAAGAGGTAAGAGCGGAAGACGCTTCAACAGGAAGTACGACACCTTTTTCTTCTAATCGAGCTATTTCAAGATTCTTTCTTATAAGCTTTATGCTTTCTCTATGATTATCTATAAAATAAGCTTGTCTAGCACCTCGGCTTAAGGCTTCAATGCCTACACCACCAGTGCCCGCAAAGCAATCAATTATTACAGCATCTCTTATATATGGATTTATAATATTAAATAGTGTTTCTTTTATACGATCTGTTGTAGGCCTAACTCTTTCGTCTTTAGGCGTCAGTAACTTTTTTCCTTTTGCTGTTCCAGTAATTACTCTCATATCTACTCCATTAATTCATTGAGATTTGATCTAATTTATATTGAAAGGCAATCAAAACCTTTTTCTTAATATATTCTTGCTCCGCTGAATGTAAAATATACTCGACCATTTCATTAGCCTCTAGTAAAATACTCTGATGTTTTGATAAATCAGCCAATTTAAAACTTGGCAATCCATGCTGACGAAAACCAAAATAGTCTCCTGGTCCCCGAAGTTCTAAATCTCTCTGGGAAATATAAAATCCATCCGTGCTTTGAATGAGTACATCCATCCGTTGTTTCGTCTTCTGACTTTTGCTATCTGTCAGTAAAATGCAATGGGATTGATGCTCTCCTCTACCTACTCGCCCTCGCAATTGATGAAGCTGAGCAAGACCAAATCTCTCCGCATTTTCAATTAACATAATAGTAGCATTGGGCACATTAATGCCTACCTCAACGACAGTAGTACAAATGAGAACCTTTATTTTGTTTTCGTAAAAAGCTCTCATGACTTCTTCTTTTTCCTCACTATTCATTTTACCATGAAGGAGGCCTATAGGTATATCCTTAAAAGCCCCATTTCTACATTTTTCGTAAACTTCCTCTGCAGAATTCATCTGATCATTCATTTCAATACTAGGACATAAAATATAGGCTTGTCTGCCGTCTGAAATTTCTTTTAAGATCATTTTATAAATGCGGGACCTGTAACTCGTATTGACGCTGTAAGTCTTTATGGGCTTTCTCCCCGCCGGTAGAGCATTTATTGTAGAAACTTCCAAATCTCCGTATAGAACTAATGAAGTAGTTCGTGGTATAGGCGTTGCACTCATGACGATGATATGAGGATCTTTACCCTTATTTGACAATTGTTTTCTCTGTCTAACGCCAAAGCGATGCTGTTCATCTGTTATGACTAGGCCTAGATTTGAAAATTCTACATCTTCCTGGAGTACTCCATGAGTAGCTACTATAAGATTATACTCTCCGGCAGCAATCTTATGTAAATACTCTAACCGCTGTTTTGTGGTCTTAAATTTTGTCATAAGGCCTACTCTTGCACCTATATTTAATTTGCTAAATAAATTACTTATGTATTCGTAATGTTGCTCTGCCAAGATTGCAGTAGGAACCATCATGACTCCTTGGTATCCATTTAATAAACATATAAATAACATAATAACTGCTATAATAGTCTTTCCGCTTCCTACATCACCTTGGATTAACCGATTAATCTGCTTACTTCTACGAATATCTTCATATAGTTCCTCTAAGACTTCCTTTTGAGATAAGGTCAGTTGAAAAGGTAAAATATTTAATAACTCCTGAACTTGATTCATCCTATTATCGTCTAGGAAAAAAGGTAATGGATCATTATTTATCTCTTCTTTCATAGAACGAAAAGCAATTTGAATCTCTAAAAACTCATTAAATATCAAGCGATGCCTTGCTCTAGTTAAATCTTCACGATTTTTGGCGTAATGAATTTTCTCATAAGCTTCTTTAAGACCCATGAGCTTGTACTTATTTATAAGTTCTTGAGATAGATAATCCTCTACTGTAATACCTTTATCAAACACATTTTTGATCGCTTTTCGAATATCTTTATGTGTTAGGCCTTTTGTCAAAGAGTATTTTGGGATAAAACTAAATAAATCTTCTGCATTTAGCTGAAAAACCTCTGGCATTTCCATTTGTATATTATGAAAGGACTTGTTTACTTTGCCGTAAAAATAGTAGGTTTTTCCTGCAAATACCGTTCGACCTATATATGGTGAATTATACCATACTACTTGAAAATTTCCCGAATGATCCCGGGCTGTTGCCTTTGTTATACTTAAACTACTCCTAATTTTGCGGGTGACCAGATTGCTTGTTATTGTAGCTTTTATTAGCGACCTATGATTGTCCATAGCCTCTTCTATAGATATGGATTTCGTTCGATCCTCATAAGAAATAGGATAGTATTCAATTAAATCCCCTATTTTATAGATTCCCAGAGTATGAAATAATTTTTCTTTTGTATTCCCTATTCCCTTTATGCTAATAATGGGATCTCTAAGATTCATCGTAAAACCTTCCACTCTTTCATTTCTATCTGTTTTATTCTACTGATAGTATAAAATAATATAAGCTTTGTCCACCGTAATTGCCTTCTATATCAATATCAGAATATTTTTCTTCTAATTCTTCTATTAGATCATTAACATCTTCTTCTTCTATTTCAGCGCCGTAATAAAGAGAAAGAAGAGACGTGTCCTTATCAACCATATTCTCGATGAGGTTTCGAGTTACCTCAAAAACATTTTGACCTACGACTGTAATATCTTTTTCTAATATACCAATAATA
Above is a genomic segment from Alkalibaculum bacchi containing:
- a CDS encoding ATPase, whose translation is MKIISLLNELERIIQEASSLPLSSKVMVNPEQVLEIVQEIMHNLPEDLKEAQYVREERKKILIEAQNDAERIINDAESKIRDMVDENQITQSAYLEAEEIRKRAEEISTEIRQSTNEYADNILRKVQMNLNSVIEQIEENRNELKSN
- the coaD gene encoding pantetheine-phosphate adenylyltransferase; protein product: MKVAVYPGSFDPITNGHLDIIERGSKMVEKLIVVVLVNKNKNPMFSLQEKLDLISKSVAHLPNVEVDSFEGLLVNYMCNKKINIIIRGLRAMSDFENEFQMALMNKKLCNHVETIFLVSKVEYSYLSSSAVKELAMFDGEMKDLVPEYVHKKIIDKVERGKR
- the rsmD gene encoding 16S rRNA (guanine(966)-N(2))-methyltransferase RsmD, which produces MRVITGTAKGKKLLTPKDERVRPTTDRIKETLFNIINPYIRDAVIIDCFAGTGGVGIEALSRGARQAYFIDNHRESIKLIRKNLEIARLEEKGVVLPVEASSALTSLANKNVKADIIFMDPPYHLNIISRLVEIISQNNLLAEDGIIIAEHDNRIELKDQIERFAKVDQRVYGTTIMSYYKEQT
- the recG gene encoding ATP-dependent DNA helicase RecG, producing the protein MNLRDPIISIKGIGNTKEKLFHTLGIYKIGDLIEYYPISYEDRTKSISIEEAMDNHRSLIKATITSNLVTRKIRSSLSITKATARDHSGNFQVVWYNSPYIGRTVFAGKTYYFYGKVNKSFHNIQMEMPEVFQLNAEDLFSFIPKYSLTKGLTHKDIRKAIKNVFDKGITVEDYLSQELINKYKLMGLKEAYEKIHYAKNREDLTRARHRLIFNEFLEIQIAFRSMKEEINNDPLPFFLDDNRMNQVQELLNILPFQLTLSQKEVLEELYEDIRRSKQINRLIQGDVGSGKTIIAVIMLFICLLNGYQGVMMVPTAILAEQHYEYISNLFSKLNIGARVGLMTKFKTTKQRLEYLHKIAAGEYNLIVATHGVLQEDVEFSNLGLVITDEQHRFGVRQRKQLSNKGKDPHIIVMSATPIPRTTSLVLYGDLEVSTINALPAGRKPIKTYSVNTSYRSRIYKMILKEISDGRQAYILCPSIEMNDQMNSAEEVYEKCRNGAFKDIPIGLLHGKMNSEEKEEVMRAFYENKIKVLICTTVVEVGINVPNATIMLIENAERFGLAQLHQLRGRVGRGEHQSHCILLTDSKSQKTKQRMDVLIQSTDGFYISQRDLELRGPGDYFGFRQHGLPSFKLADLSKHQSILLEANEMVEYILHSAEQEYIKKKVLIAFQYKLDQISMN